The window ATTCAGTATGACACATGTAGAAGGTTGCATCAGTTCAAGCTGCTTCAGGTGAATTTTTACTCTTGTCATGGCTGCTCAGCGTTCTTCTCATCCTTTCTTCTAAAGGTGATTTGGGAGGTTATGGAATATGAGACATCAGAACATTATATCCTTTGTAAAACAACCTGCATCACAAACCCTTGGCCCAACATTTCTAAGaacttctttttctgtcctttttgcACTGGTATTGTAAGTTCTTGTTGTTAGCCCTACAATTAACAACAAAGTACTGTGCTAATGCTCTGTGCTGACACGGAGGCATCAGatgctctttttttattttttttttctccatgtaaataaataatgtagttttaaacagaaataatcgCTCTTTTTAAATCTACTGGCATCTGTGAAAAGAAGGTATGTTAGCGTTGCATTTGCTCAGAACAGACATGCAAGTTTGCGTGTAGTCAGTCCTTCACTAGTGAAGATTCCAGGAAATGAAGGTTGCATGCAAAAGGCTGTTTTTCTCAACTAAGACTAGAAATAAGTGATTGCTCTGAAATGATGCCATGTAAACAGTTCAGTATTAGTAAATAGAACTATTGCACTTAATTCATCTTAATAGTTTTagcatgtctttaaaaaaaaaaagaatgcaccTTTGATCTTCCAAGTTACTGAAGCCAAAACACAGATTTCCTATCATGACCTGCATAGGTTTCTTTAGCGTGATTTTTAAGAGTTGTCCTTTAGATATGAAGTCCATGTTTACTCATACGCTTTCCATGTCTTCTAAATGGATGCAACCACTGGGTGAGGTAGGACCTGCAGAGGTCCAGATTTCATTCTTCTCCTCAGGTCAGTATCATTCCTCTTCCACGTTTGCCTAAAGACTCCATGAGCCGATCAGGTGATCTACTATAGCAGCTCATCACTCTTAGGAAGTATTTTCTAATGTCTAACTCAAGTCTTCCTGTCTCCAGAAAATTCATTATCCACTGTTGGCCCATTTACCATGCTTTGGTCCTCTTTTCAAATTTATAACTAAAATACTTGTAAATACTGTAAATTGAAATTTTGtttatgtgaaattaaaaaaaaaaatctcaaaaggCAAATGCGTGTGCTCTTTTTCCTTCCGTCAGCTTTTGAGCTGAATACACTCCTGCTTTTGAAACCTCGCTGAATTAATTCCTAGTGTCATGTATGTGGTGTATGCCTGAGCATTACTGAAAATGAATAGAAAACGGTGGGATGTGTGTGGGATGGTAGGTTGGCAAGTTGTTGTCATCCAACAATTGTGTTCATGCTCCTGATGCAGCAGACAGTAACTTCAGTCCGGTTTGATGCCCGAGCCTGGGGACTGTCATTATGTTCTCTGTAAGAATTACATGAAGTGGTCACACTATTCAAGTGGGTTGACAGCTACAGAGAAGGGAGAGCTGGGCTTCCCTGGCTCTTTCCAATCactttgttgtggtttagccccatcaggcagctcagcaccccccAGCCGCTCACTTGCtgtccccaggtgggatgggagagagaatcGGAAAGGTAACACTGCGAGAACTCATGGGATGAGATGAGGGCAGTCCACCAGGTAAGCAAAAGCTGGGTGTGCAAGCACAGCAAACCAAGGAATCCCCTcgctacttcccatcagcaggcactTGTCACACGTAATGGGTTCTTGGGAGGACAAACACCATCACCCCAAcaccccccttcctcctcctttctcccagctgctgtcgctgagcacagcaccatgcggtgtgggacatccctttgggcagcctgggccagctgtcctggccatgtccccaccagctcctgggcacccccagccccttccctggctgggcagcaccaggagcaggagaggcctcagctctgtgcaagcactgctctgcagcgaCTGAACATCCCTCTGGTATCTCTcttattttcatcacaaatccaAACCACAGCATCGTGTGAGCCTCTGAAGAAAACCATCTCAGCCAAAGCCATAACAACTTTAAATAATCAGGAAGGTCTTACATGTTTCTTACTTCTTAATTATGAGCAAGTGCATTCTAATATGTATCTTGGAAATCAACTGTTTGTCAGTCTACCCAACAGGATTTAAACTACCgtcagaaaatgctgttttcctttgcCCAATCTGGAATGTCCCATTTAAAGGTATGTTCTACTCCTCATGAACACATTTAGTCCAAATTCTTCGTTTCAGGTAATTTCTGACAATTAGGAGCAGTGCTGTCTTTGGACTGGTTCCAGTAAGAGCGGTCACACCTTAGGAATTCAGATTCTCCAAGAAATGGCTGTGCAGATTGCAGAGGCAGAACAAATGGAGAAACCTGAGCTtataaaatgaacaaattaaTTACTGCAATTAAATTCATAACACGTACGGTGACCAAGTTTTATTAatgattataaatatttttctgactaACCCAATAGGAATTACTTAGAATAGTTTTTCCTCCTCAggctcttgttttgttttgttattaatcTCTTAATCTTTGAACACAGCTTTCACCTATATGCTTTCTAGCTTTCCCATTTGTGTAACTGGAAGATGAACTGACTGGGTAAATGATCAGGCTGAAAActaatttttcatctgttttgaagcaaagaaagtttattttccagtgttCAGGCATATCTTAAAGGAGAAATTATAGTGCAAACAGAACACACAAGCCAGACAGTTCCACCAGCCAGCTTGCTATGTTGTGCAAAATGAATCCTGCAGTTGTCAAATCACATCTATGCAGCTGAGAGCAAGCAGCAACGTCGTCTCACACAGCTTTTTCCTGTGCTGACATCTCTTGAGCAGCACAGACTCAGAAAGGTTATGCCCCTTCAGAAATAACCTTCTACAAAAAGTGTAGATCATCCTTTTAGATTTAAAACTGggcaaaaagcataaaaatgtaATACACTGTATCATCGCCCTGGGTATGACTCTCTTTGACTGTTCTGTGCCATGTTTTgggttgctgttgtttttttttttttttttatatttatttttgttgttgtttgtttgtttgggggtgGGGACAAATGCGCAGCAATTCCACAGGTAAGGAAGGGCTGCAAAAGCTGGGTGgctgggtggtgctggtggctgggtAGAGACAGGCAAAGAGGCAGGGAGCACCTTTGCCATTCCTCCCATGGGTGTATGAGAGCAACCAGCAGGTGCAGCAGGGGCCCTTCTGCCTGGTCTCATCCCAGGAGTCAGCCCTCATTCCCACTGCCAGCTACTGAGGTAACGTTTGTTCACTATCTCAGAATGACTGGAGGAAACCTGGCCTTCTATCAGCCCCTAGGGTAATAGCtagtttttttctccccttcctaAAAGCCCATTTGACTACAATTGGAACAAAACACAAGGAATTTGTGTGATCGATTACTGAGAATGACTTTATCAGCTGCTCCCAACATGTGCAGCAAAACTAGCAATTTTATTTGAGATGCGCCACGTttaattttctgtaagaaaaagaatagGGAACAAAGATTCTTTTGTCAAATAGGTAACCGTGTGatgctttgttttctggttAAATGGTCACAGCTCAGTAAGCTCGAAACTAACACCCCTGAGAAGTGTGAAAACCAGTTCTGCTGAGCATGAGAGATTCTGTCCCCAGAGCTCATCACACTGATTCCTGTCTGCTAGCAGGCTTGTATGCACATCAGGtattgttaataaaataaaataaaataaaataaaataaaataaaataaaataaaataaaataaaataaaataaaataaaataaaataaaataaaggggaggaaggaaggatgaaagaaaaaaagacgaaggaaagaaagaaggaaagaagaataaTGCTTGTGAAACTGgagttttcttaaaaatttcAGTAATGCTTTGGGGGTGTTGAAGTTAGTTATTAGAATACAGTTCGGTTCTAGTTTGTACTCCCCAGGCAGTGGGGAGCCTCTAGTAAGAAGCTGCAGGACAAGCACAGAACTGAGCTGTGGGCTGCACGGTGAGACGCTTACAAACCTCAGCTGGCAGAAGAGATGAGTGAAAGgtggcttgattttttttattattattatttattttaactattttttgtAGGCAGGTGCACATGACGAAGgaaagcagggcaggaggaggggagaaggCTTTCTGCAAAGACGTACCATGGCCTAGCTTCCTTCCTGGCTTCAGAAAGTTAAGCACACCTGAACTTCAGCATTAAGACTCCTTGTGATTATGAGCAGTTACTAGAGCAGTGTATGGAGGAAGGCATGGCCTGGAAATCAGTCAGTGCAGTTACTTTCTGGAGGATGGGTTTTCCCCTGGCAGTGAGGAGAGCGGTGTGAAGGTGCTCCTGGAGCACACCAGGCACTTGGGCAGCTTTGCGCCACTCGTCCAGCACAAAGCCCCATCCCCTGCCGCTAGATGCCACATCACTGCTGGGTCATCTGCAGCTGGCATGGCCAGGGCAGTCCCTGGAGCCCACAACTCTCCCAGCTTCGCTGAGaagcagctgctcctcctgcagcccaagCCCCGAGCACAGCTGCGGAGGCAGACATCCCACTGCCGTCAGCCTCTTCCCACAGCAGGTGTCTGCCAACCCCACAACCTCTGTGGTCAGGACAGGGCCAGGGGATCTGTGACGGGGGCTTCTAAAGCTAGCTTACAAAAAAACAAGCCTGTGGGTCATGTGCTGTCTGCACTGCTGATGTTGCAGGcgctgccccagctgctgctggtgaaaGGCCAAAGGCGAGAAAGAACAGGCTGCGGTCGGCGCTGCCCGGCTTGGAGCCTGCCTTTCTTTGCCTTAGCAGGCGGGCCAAGGAAGCATGAGCAATGTTTGTGTTGCACTTCTCCAGCTTATCTGCGGTTTCGGCTGGACAAGTGATCACCTGGCGTCTTTCCTATATGGCTAACATTACttcaacaaaagcaaacaaagagaaaaaaaaaaaaaacaacctagaGAATATTATCTCCTAaacaggtgggctttagccCGTGGCTGATTTGGTGAGGGACCCACAAGCTAAAGGAGAACAAGTCTTTTCTCAGTGTGCTTCAACTAGCTGTAGCACTCTagcagtaggaaaaaataaataaatgtgaggctttgcaaataagaaaaaaaaagtcagctaaATAAACCTGTCATTTAAATAACAGCCTCTGAGACATTTTTTGTATTTCCTACAGATCCTAATGAAATCCACCGTTGGTTACTAATGTTCTGGCACAATTCAGCATCTCACACATTGTTAACTAAATATTATAAGTGCAGATAAGGACTTGCTACAGAGTGAGCTGTCACCAGATCTTCATCTTCCATGCATTCACGTTTCTCACTATCAAGATGCAGATATGGCACTGGGAATTTCTCACCATAATCTTCCAAATGTTGACCCAAGCCCTCTGACAGCAGGAGTTGAACAGTTCATGCCGTTTGTACCTGCGGGAAGGAAGCAATGAATGCCCGCAGCATGCAGTGAAAGTCAATCTCACTTCCTTAGAGAATTTTCTGTAATAACTCTTGTGATGCAATGCCTCTTCCCTGAACGGCTGACAAAAAGTCCCTACTGCTCGACTGTGGgggttttcctctcccctccttgtCTTTCCTCGcctctcctctcttcccacACTGGAGGTGGTTAAGCCAAGGTGACACCACCATCAGCCCTGCTTGGGAGCAGCAGGCTGGACTAACTGACCTCAGAGCCCCTTTCCAAGACAGGTTTTTCCATGGTGTTGACCTGGTTCCTTAGATGGGTTAAAGTCTGAaacctacaggaaaaaaaaaaaaaaaaaaaaaagagaatatcCCTTAGGTCCAGGCTAACCTGAGCTGCTCATTTTTTGTTGTCCATTTGTTCTGGTGCCAAATGCCTCACATAAGACAGATTCACCTGGCCTCTGCCATTTACTAGAGGCACTCCCTGTAGAGCAGGGCTTACAgagttccttccttccttcacctTTCCCAACCCTGGCCCAGGCAGACAAGTGAAACCCACCCACACACCTGCTCCAGACAGCTGAGAGCCACGCTCTGAACAGCCAGAGGTGGTGCCCCGGGAGCCCAGCTGGGGTTAAATTTTCTCCTCTTACGGATGGGAAACAATTtgctccaggggaaaaaaaaatatatatgactAGGTGGTGCTATCAAATCGGATGAGTCAGACAGCTTCCAGCAAGAACGCACTTGACTTTTACCTCTGTGTGGCAATAGTCAATCTCTGAGAGAAGTCTCTTTACCCAGCGTCCAGATAGGTTTTTATttcaggaatggaaaaaaatcctcatgCCTGCGGCTCTGTCTCTGTTCACAGAAACATCAGGACTGCTGTTTCAGAAAGATTGGGATCCCAGAAAAGTGCCAGCATAAATAATCAGGAGCTAATAGTGGAACGAATGTGGACGCTGGTGGGGAAAGCAAaaggttttcattttccatCTCTTTATGGGTACCATCCAGAGTATTCTTAAACAACACTGTTTCTTAGAagttctcatttattttaaatataccgTGTTGAAGTGTACACCCTGTAATgctcctctattttttttttccattttttaatttgctataGATGTACCGTACTCAGCTTAAGACATGTATGTTTACATATGCCTATATAAAGGTGTGCAGCTACCACTTGCTTGAATACAGGTGCTTTTACCGCACAGGGCACTGAAGCAACGTGATTGAAGTTCATGGGTAGGAAACAGCTATAGATGCTGACAACGTGGGGATTATCAGCCGATGTTTCAATAAGTACAAAATTATGTGAAGAGTTAGAGATTGTTTTAGACTGCAATTACAGATAAAGTGCTATCAGAGTGCAGCTCACGGAAACCCTGACTTTTTCCATGGCCCTGGCATATCTTTCCCCGTTTCACCACAGCACACGGCAGCCTTTTCTGTGATTGTGGCAGAGATcctggtggcagcaggcagcctgACCCTCAGGGATGTGGTCAGCCACGCTTCCAAGCCCAGCTTTCAGGAGGTTTTGTGTTCACGGGAGGAGCTGCCCTCGGCAGCAGCTTTGGCACAGTTCCACCGCTGGGATCCTGGCAATTTGCTGTTGTGCGGCATACGGTAAGGTGTGTTGGCACAATTCAAGTGAGCAAATACACAACCTGTGACAAGAATGACTAAACTTTGATGGTATTTCAGTCCGGTGATTGGTTTATAAAAGTTCCCTATTCCCGCACTTGAGCTCATATAACATGATGAAATACTAATTGCATTTGGTGTGGGGAACTTCTTAAAGGTCAtcaaattttgaaaatgtgtttgggAAATGGATAGATAAAAAATTCCCAGATTGTGATGGCAGGGTTGCCTTTCCACCTTCTACCTTGCTTTTTGGATTTTGGTTTGGtctttttctgtattcctcTTCAGCTCACCATATATTGGGCTAACTAGCTAATTATTTGGCTAGATGTCTGCAGTTCTAAGGTGCCTGCTGCAGATTCAGTGCTCACATGATGATGTATATGTGCTCAGTGCCCACGGATCTGACCAAAGCCAGCTTCTTGATTAGGTTTTGGCTAGCTTGAATACTGTAACTGAATGCCTTTTGATCAAAAAGCACTTTAATTTGAACCAGAACTCGtagtttttttttcaacttggCAGGTGTTTTGCTTCTGCCTATTCCCCAAGTGAAGGTGACAGCTAggcaaagttttttttctgcagacagAGGTGATCTGTTTCTGCAAGCAGCTCATTTCCACACGAATTATGTTGTCGGAGGGCACCCCTGCATCACGCTGCTCCGCATGGTGCCAGTTTAGGTCATCCCTTCTTGCTCATTGAGATGAATACACAGAAACTGAGGCAAGTGTGCTGGGATATCACTGGTGTGCAAGCACCAGCACCCGCCTTGGCCACACTCTCCGTCCCGCCCAACAGGCGACATCAGGCTCCCTCTAGGCTGCAATGTGTGGCAATAAAGCGATGGCAAACACAGGGCGACATCGCTTTCTTCGGCAAGCCCCGGCATCCCCGCGGTCACGGCCACGGGGATGAGTGTGCTGGGAGCATGAAACTTGAAGGCCAGTAGTAGCAGCAAAcgcagctgctggagcacgCGGCACACCCGCATGTGACTGCTGTGGTCTGAAAGTCCAACGTGGAGTGGCACTTTGGCCCGGCAGGCTGGGCTCGCCTCCACAGCCTCTCAGCATCTCTCCAGCAGCCCGTGTGCTTCAGCGTGCAAGCATTTCATGTCCCCTCGTCCCTCTGATGGCACATCCCTAGATGCTGTCCTGCCATGAACCCTCCTACAAACTGCTCTCTTACGTCTGACCCCCAAGGCAGGCCACCCGGACAGCTGACTTCCCATCGGTAGGTGTTTTACATCATTGCAGCAAGATAAGATTTCTTGTGTTGTTCTCCATCTCTGAGTGACTagtaagctgaaaaaaaaaaaaaaaaaaaaaaaggcatagcAAAGAAGCAAGCTTGTGTGACAAATTTATGGGATAAAATAATAGTGCCAGACATTTGGGGATtaatgcctgaaaaaaaaaaagaaaaaaaaaaaagaaaaaaaaagaaaaaaaaaaagaggatgttATTCATGTTGGTTTGCTTCATAATTAGTTCCAAATTTCAAAGTCATCACAGCAGCCAAGTAAGAGCAATTGCTTATGTTTAATTTAGAACAGCTCATATGTTTTTCACTCAGATTAAATAAAAGCCAAAtgagggattttttgaaacTTTCAAATGCAGGGGAAGTTTTATGTGGCAAGTTTAATAATTACTTCCTCATAAGACATGCCCAAGAGGAAGGGAGATGCTCTTCAGTCATGGAGCTGCTCTCCTAAGCATGAGGGGGATCACGTTTTCCTCCCTCTGCTTACTGATACACCTGCTTCAGGATGAGATAAGCTGTAAGTAAAGGCTTTCAATTTCTCTTCCTACATGGGGAGGGGGGTGCTGGGTCTGTGAGTGAAGCTGGAGGAGTCACAAAGTCTCTGGATATGTTGGTTGGTGTCAAAAGTCCTGTCATTTTCAGATTAGTATGATTTTGCCTTACAAAGTGCAGCTGAAAATAGCATGATGCCTATTGCGTGTATTTATAGCATGTTTTACCAGCTTCAGTTCAACTAGTACAAGTCTTCTCTGGCTCTGTGATACACCAGGGGTAGAGCTGCAGAAATATAAGTTACCTGGGTCACAAAATCCAGAAAACTGTTAGGATTGTGGTGCTTCAGAGAGGGAGTTAACTGATTCTGTCACCTGCATCGGTCTCAGTTTGGGAACAGATTATCTTGAAAATTGTCAGGCAGCTTTTTCCAGTACCTCAGATGGGAAAAGCAgtgaatttgtattttttattaggCAGGAACCAATGCAGCTGTGGTAACTATTAAACCAGCTATAATCCCTGCAGGTTATGTGAAGAAAAGAGCACCCAACTTTAACTACTGATGGGGCTGCTTAGTGCAGGCTTTGTGAACTGATCCATAGGGTTTGTGTGCTGGGCATTTCCACAGCAGTAAACTCAATgagaaaaccaaaatgaaaatacCTACATAAATTGTTCCTTTCACAATACTGGATGTGGTCTGTAACTGCTTGATCTGGTCACTGTGATGTGGAAAGTTTTGAACACGAGACCCAGGAGATTTAATTTCCCTGCCATCTGCTAGTCTGAAACCACACGAGCCACATGTGCTCGAATGTGGAGCAGCACGTCTGTGACAAACGCTCTGTGTCACCATTCCTTGTTATTTGCAGCGATTTTAGTCCTGGAAAGTGAAGACCTGCAAAACTCCATTAAGCCGCAGAAAGTAGAATTTCATTCACTGAACTTCAACAACACCTTGCACTGGCAGCCTGGGAGGGCCGGAGAGGCAAAAGCCGCAGTCTACTTTGTGCAGTATAAAGTGTAAGTGCTTGCCGGGGGAACTCCAGCCTCCCACAGCCCATCCCTGCTTGGCAAGTTAGAGGCATTTCCCAGGTGTTGAAGGATATTCTTCAcgtcctgccctgctgccagctcccgGTTGTTTTTGCACTTATCAATAGTCCATAAAGTGCAGCTGAGCAGCCCGAGGCAGGCAGAGCGCAAGCGCCTCCAGTGATGTGCTGTGCACCCTCACGGCCCCgcagcactgcagctctgctccaagCAGCTCAGGGACCTCCGCGGGAGGACCTTGAGGGCACGCTGgccctgggggctgctcctCAGGAGATCCTTCCTGGCATGCCAGGTCCAGCTCCTCAGACCTTGAGCACCTGAAACAGTGCCTACTTTGGGGAAATGGGCTGGTGGGAACCAGCTCTCCATGCATCATTGAACACGCCTGCAAAGCAAAAGCTCACCTGCAAGTGTGGCTTCCTATGGGGTGGGCGACCCACATCTCCGCTTTAGGTTTCTTTCTGAAGAGACAGAAACCTGCAGTTCCCAAACACCCATGAAATCCGTCTTCCCCGGCGCCACATTGCAGAGGAGTCCATTTCCAGAGCAGAACTCGGGTCAACACAGCCAAGCTAAAATGGACTCCTAAAAATCTGTACAGATCTGGTCGGCAAAAGCAGAGTCCACATCATGcctcctcctgtccccacagGTATGGGCAGAGCACATGGCAAAACAAAGAAGAGTGTTGGGGGATTCAGGACCATTTCTGTGACCTAACGGACGAGACTGCTGACGTCCAGGAGCCTTACTATGGCAGGGTGCGAGCTGCTTCAGGCGGTGTCTACTCCGACTGGAGCCT is drawn from Anas platyrhynchos isolate ZD024472 breed Pekin duck chromosome 3, IASCAAS_PekinDuck_T2T, whole genome shotgun sequence and contains these coding sequences:
- the IL22RA2 gene encoding interleukin-22 receptor subunit alpha-2, with amino-acid sequence MLFSHGAALLSMRGITFSSLCLLIHLLQDEISSILVLESEDLQNSIKPQKVEFHSLNFNNTLHWQPGRAGEAKAAVYFVQYKVYGQSTWQNKEECWGIQDHFCDLTDETADVQEPYYGRVRAASGGVYSDWSLSCRFTPWRETMIGPPTVNVVQSNKSIIVKLQAPRSPYRRKRGSTIPMTNYYDLLYQVFIINNLLDERHRVLVYEGNDKVVKIEDLRRGVSYCVVAKTYVPTLDRSSAYSSRQCTMLL